The following are encoded in a window of Sphingobium sp. AP49 genomic DNA:
- a CDS encoding VOC family protein codes for MFSHVMVGSNDLDVSRAFYDALFGAVDGKPAMQDDKGRLIYMHDGALFMVTKPIDGEAACHANGGTIGFRMTSTEQADAWHAAGVAAGGTACEDPPGVREGGFGKLYLAYLRDPAGNKLCGLHRIG; via the coding sequence ATGTTCAGCCATGTGATGGTGGGATCGAATGATCTCGACGTTTCCCGCGCCTTTTATGATGCGCTGTTCGGTGCTGTCGACGGCAAGCCGGCGATGCAGGACGACAAGGGGCGGCTGATCTACATGCATGACGGCGCGCTGTTCATGGTCACAAAACCGATCGACGGGGAAGCCGCCTGCCATGCCAATGGCGGCACGATCGGTTTCCGCATGACATCGACCGAGCAGGCCGATGCCTGGCACGCGGCCGGGGTCGCGGCGGGCGGCACTGCTTGCGAAGATCCGCCGGGCGTACGCGAAGGCGGTTTCGGCAAGCTTTATCTCGCCTATCTGCGCGATCCCGCCG